The Oncorhynchus masou masou isolate Uvic2021 chromosome 13, UVic_Omas_1.1, whole genome shotgun sequence genomic interval ATCTCCTGACGTTAGCATTTGTATGGAAAAGTAGCAGAGATGAAAACAAAATCGGAAGACATGATTACCGGTAACATGACTGAGAGAAACGGAACAGGTTGAGGATGTGATCGGCTGAAGTTGTGGTTGTTAACAAAATCCTAAAAGGTGACCTCCTCAAAAAGGTAAATTGGTACATTAAAAACATCACCTGACAACTGACTACTTTTCATTGTAGACACTGATAACCTAAGCACAAAAAATCCTTACCACACTCTGTATAAAATACCCTATGGGGTGAAATGCCATCCAAGGCGTAGCCAACCTAACCCACCTTGGAGAGGTACTCCCTCATGACCTGGATGAAATAGGGCATGGAGAAGTCCATGATGTTGTGCCTCCAGGCCGTCTCCAGCACCACGTCAGGCCTCAGCAGGTCGTAGCAGGTGAAGAGGCAGGCGGCAAAGCACTCCTTCTTGTCCTCTTCCAGGAACCAGGCCAACAACTCCTCAGCCAGCTCCAGGTCTTTCGACTCAGACGCATACTGCATGGCGTCCTACACACAAAACACCACAGACATACACGTCGAGACACAGGGAAAGAATTCAGACAGTGACGTCAAAAAGCAATGTTATGATCCATACATTTTACAAAAACAACAGCAGCATGGGTATCTGTGTGAGCTGATGATCACTGGTCTTTAGACAAAATATTAGTATTGGATATAAAGTTGAGGAGAAGATGGACCTTGTAGAGTTTGTCCTTCTTGCAGAGTTCCACGCTCTGCTTCCAGCGGTTGTTGCCTTTGAAGAGGTAGGCAGCAATCCTCCTGAACTCAATCAGCTCGTGCTTCTCCAGGCCCTGGGCCAGGGTGATGTTGTCAAAGTTGTCGTAGGCATCAATGGAGGCACGCAGGgcctggacaggacagaggagtaACAATAAGAGAGAAAGTCATTTCTGCATGACAGAAAATGAATGCAGACTTTTTTTCAAAAGAACTTTCTCTTTTCACAATGGTAATTTCAGTGTTCTCACAGATTCTTCTCGTCAAAGTATGAAGAACTAAGCTTATGTTAAAAGATCTTAGTACCGCATAGTCTTCCTCTGTGATGAAGAGGTTGTTAAGTGCTTCGTTGACACCCTTGTTGTTGTGGTTCTGCACTGACCGCAGGTACGGCTTGACCAGTGACAGCTGCTTGgtctggaggtggacagagaaaAAAAAGTCCAGTCAGTGAACAGTCAAGCAGGTCATTCTGAATGCCAAAGATTGCCATACAAGAAGCTATCAAGTATGGACAGAGTAGCATCCTAGTACCTTCATGAAGAAGTTGACTGCGCGGGTGTGGTCGAGTCGTGGTGACAGCACTATGAGCAGGTCGTTCAGTAACAATGGTTTGAACTCCAGGTAGAACTGGATAGCCTTGTAGTATAACTCCACATTGGCCACCTGGAATCACAAGCCTCATACATTCAGCTGCAGGATGTGGATTTCTAGTCAGTGACAAATACTTGGCCTCATACAATGACCAAGGAATACATCATGACAACAACCAATAcaaaatgtttgcaaatctaAAACATGACATGCTGAGCTTGTGTGTTGTTGCAGTCAGTCAGTTACCTTGGTGACAATGTCTTTGAACTGTCCCTCCTTCCAGGCGTCTGAGGGGTGGCTCATCATGGTGAGGATGGCGTTGTCAAACTCCTCATACTTGTCATAGAGGAAGACCAGCTCCGCCCACAGGTGGGCCTGCTCTGCAGCCCTCAGGACCTGAAGACACACATTAACATTATCGTCACCCACCCCAAAAGCAGCACACAAAGATATGAATCACTAAATCACATACATTGCTGCATTCAAATAACATATGAACAAATATCAAAATATAAAGACTTTGCAGATCATTTCAATCCGCTTGCATATAGACATCTATCTCGTAGCGTTCTTCCTCTCTCTTACCTTTGGAATGTTGACTCTGGACCAGAAGAGCTCCAGGTGCTCCCTCATCTTCTGGGGTTTGAACTTTGAGTAGAGGATGGCCAGCTCTGTGAACATGCCCATGTGAGCCCGCTCCAGACCCAGGGCTGCCTCCAGCATGGTGATCAGCTCCTCAAAGTAAGCACGGTCCTAGAGACAAACACAACCATGGGATCTTCAATCAACACAGGACCATTAAAAACACATCACATGCTATGGTATGGTAAATTATTTTCTTTAACTCTGGCCAGGATAAGGCAATTGCTATGAGAGTGAATATTGGTAGTAATTGAACCAAATGGGCCTTACCTGATAGTAGTTGATGAGCTCCTCCAGTTCATCAGCATGGACAACAATATGCAGGCCACACATCTGTGCCAGGCGGAACTCATTTCCATCCACACAGGCAAAGCACACCTCTTTCCAGGTGCGGGTGCTGTTGGCTTTGCGGGCTCCATCCACGGCGGCCTGGTACTCTCCCAGGTGGACCAAGGTGGACGCTAGTCGCCCGAAGTTGGACACGTTGTTGTAGAGCAGCTTGGCCGCATCATACATCCTCTCATCATAACACCTGTCACCCACCTGGAATAGAGAAATACTTCATAAGAAAAGGGTATGATACTGGTCAGCAGTGATGGAGAAGGATGTGTCAGGTAAACGTGTGTGGGGGTATGCCGGTGTGTTTATGCGCCAGTATGTGTATTTTGTGTTCAGAGCGTACCTGTTGGATGTGGGCGTTGTTGGGTCCATTGATGAACTCCTCCAGTTCAGCCAGGCGGTTGGTCTTGGCCAGGGCGAAGATGAGCTCTGTCTCCACGTAGGACTCACGGGACTTCTTACGGGCCATCTGAAGGAACTTCACCAGGTCCTCCCAGTTACCTGAAGATAGTAGAGCAACATTTATATTTTCTTCACTAAACCCTTTTCTCCTAGTCTGGTTTCTGCAACTTTGAGATTGCAGGAAGTCCCGTCTCTTTGGCATATGacacaaggagtggaatgttagagACTGATAGCCAGACTACTTTTCCCCCAAATCGGATGCAGGTGAATACCTTCCCCTCCAATAGCAAGCCTACATTGAAAAACCCTAATGTTGGTTGTATGCTGGACAATACGTGGATCATTTTCTTTGTCTCTTACCACTCTGGGCTGCAGCCTGGCCCACCTCCATGTAGGCAGAGGGGTCATCAGCCTTGATGTAGGAGTCGATGGCCTCCTTCACCAGACCCTTCTGCAGCTGAGCCTTGGCCAGCTGGCTCCACACTGGAGGCTCGTTGCAGCGCTCAGCAAATTCATAGGCCCGGTCCAGGTTCCCAATGTGCTCAATCAGAACCTAAAAACACACAGAAATGACTTTTGTCAAGTTGACCTCTTAATCCATAGAATTCAGACAGAACAGTAGCATTGCCCACAACGGGAATTGAACAAGCAACATTTTGGTCAATGGTCCATTTGCCAGAGCAAAAGACTCAACCACTGACCTGCACGGCGGAGGTGTTGACATCAAACTTCCTGAAGATGGCAAAGGCCTCCTCGAAGAGCTCGTTGCTGATGGCGATGTTAGCGATGTCGGGGGCATCGTAGTTGTCTAGGCGGTTGATGTACTCCATCACACGGGTACGGTCCGCCTTGATGGCTGTCAGGATCAGCAAGTTCTGCAGGTTTCTGAATAAAAACACAGATGAACTCTGCTCAGTATGACAAACTAAAACAACAAGTTTAAAGTTACAAACAAGCCTGATATTGAAAGAGCAGACACACAATGGACAGCTCAGTCTGCCAGTGAGCACAGGTAGCAGAGCTTCAGTAGCCCTAGTACCTGTGTTCACTGAAGACAGAGTTATCCAGAACGATCTTCTCCAGCAGCTCAATGAGTTCGTTGGGGAGGTCTGCAGTCATGAAGGCCTTGACTGTAACGGACACCTCCTCTGGGTCCTGTGTCTCAGACAGGGCCGTCTGAACAACCTGAATGAAAGACAACAAACGTCATTCCAGAATGGAGAGAATAGTCACCATTCTGCAAACTTCTAGCCAAACAAGTCACAAATAACAATTTAACCATTGTGCGAAATATAAGCAACGTTTTGGTGGGACATCACAGAACATTTTGGCCCATGGTTTTAGTGAGGATGAGGTTTGCATTTCAAACAGGCAGGAACAGGTCCATACCTGGTCGATGAGGGGTCTTCTAAACGGGTTACTCTCCAGCAGCACACTGGCCCACAGCTCAGGGTCTTTACGGCGAACCAGGTAGCGAGACAGACTCTTGAACAGAGAGTTCTCATTGCATACCTGTACAGGAAATGTAAGATGATCAGTATTTGAGGGAAAACGTATGCAAACAGTGTAAAATTAACATTTCAATGTATTAGTCAAGTAAAAATGTCATTATTATTTCCCCACTCACATTAATGAGCTCCTGGTCACACTGTCCTCTCTCGTAGGCCACGCAGGCCAGGTGGGGGTCCCTCTTCTCACAGTACTTGCCCACCACACGGCTGTCGTAGAAGGTGTTCTCACGCAGGAAGCGCTCTGGGTTGTTGTTGCTGTCGATGTAGATCTTGGCCAGGGCATTGTGGGTAGCTGGCTCCTCACAGCCCTCATGGATACGGGCCTCCAGCCAAGGCAGAAGCAGCTTCAGTCTGGAGCCAACAAATACACATCTTCAAGTTTCAGGTGCTCATAAACTAGATATATTTACACTTAAGTGGGTCAAACAGCACCCCTTCACCCTACTTTCTCTTTCAGAAGTAATGTCACAATTAAATGCACTACAGCATAAAGACAGTCTGGGCTGAGACATCCCTCTCCCAGTCCCCACAGTCCTTACCTGTTCCTCTTCTCCACCTCAGCCACTAGTTCATCAGTGGAGAACTGTCCTTTCACCACCAGGATAAGGTTCTTAATCACATCCTCAGCACAGTCCACATCCAGCAGCCCTCCAATCACCACCGGCAGACGGCTGGGGTTcacctgacacacaaacacatttttcTTATAGAAAATTCACATATcgtacaatggtgtgtgtgtgtgtatacaaacAAAAAGCTGTTAGGCAGGTTAATATGAGTTTATGTACCTTCTGCACATAGATCTCAATGTATTTCTGCAGGGTGTTGCGGTACAGGTAGAGGACCAGGTCGTGTACAAAGTCGAAGCGGTCACACACGATGATCAGGGGGAGCTGATCAGTCAGCTTAGCTTCCTGTGAAGAGAGGAAATATTGATATCAGCTCACAGAATCAAACTAACAGCTAGACTTGGCTTTCAGGGTAATTAACAAAATAAATACTGAAGTAAGCTGTGATGTCATACTATAGCATGCCTACTTCTCTTCCTTACCTTGAGGAAGTTCTTGACTCGTTCGGGGTCGTAGCAGTTgctctctctgcagatcctctccaccTCTTTGATCTGTCCCGTCTTACAGGCTGCCTGGATGTACTTGAAGTGGACCTCTGGGTCCTGGCTGAAATTAACGATGGAACCCAGGAAGTAGAACAGACCTGGAATGAAGAGACAGAACTTAGTCCCCATAGATAGAGAGGTAGGATGAACAACTATGTGGTTGTTGAGACAGTCATGACCATGTTCCATGCAGGTGAGGACAAGACTAGGTGGTTTGTGTCAGGTGTATGGTCTGCTTACCTTCAAAGCTCTTGAAGGACTCAAAGAGCTCAGTGAGGGAGTTGGTGGAGAGCTGCTCGTGGTACTTAGAGGCCACCTGGACACAGATCTGCAGGTTCTGACGGATGTTGGCTGACAGCATGGCCCGAAGACACTCCAGAGAGTCCTCCACTGACAGGGAGCCAAAGAAGTTCACCAGCCACTGCAGGACAGAGTCAATACACATAGAGTCAGTGCAGACAGGAAAAATACCAGAATGCACACATGTTTATTAAGAGCAAAACACAGCAAGTACACACTTGTTCACCAAGACCATGAACACTCCAGGACATTATATTCCATGCAGTGTGTGGTTGTGTTAGATAGTGTCCTATACCTCAGGGTTGAGCAGGTGTGTGTGCACCACAGCCCGCTTGATATCGTACAGGTCGGTGTAATGCTCCAGAGCCCTCTGCAGCAGGCCAGCCTTCTCACACAGCTGGGCAACGTGGGCACGGTCGTAGTGGGTGAACATCTGGTTGCCCAGGATGGCATCAGCCACCTGAAGCAGAAAAAAAACATCATACATGAATTTAAAATCCATGACATCACGAGTCAGTGGAAGAGAAGCAAATAAGAGTGTAGCACTAAAAGAAAAAACATGCATACAATTGCTGTGTAAGTGTTGGGTCTGTGTGGATTggggtgtgatgtgtgtgtgtacctgtggggCGTGGACCAGGTTCATCTCCAGCAGGCGTGTCTGCAGAGGCCCCTCAGCAGGCCTGTTGTTCTTCAGGGCATCCAGGAGGAAAGAGGTACACTGCTGGATCAGGTTATACTCCATAAACACGTCAACGAtctgaacagggagacagacaatACATCAGCTACCACACATCAATCATGTTACTGTATACAGCACCTCACAGCGCAGCACTGAACAAGGTTTTTTTCCTTCAGAAAATGTATATGTAAGGGAAATAGGACGATAAATGAATGGTTGAGGTGGTGAAGACGTTTAGCCGCCTGACCTGTGTGATGTCGGCCAGGGGCTCCTCATCCTGCACCAGCATCTGAGAGAACTGCAGGCCTTGTTCTGGACTGATCCTCATCACATTCCTGAGCAGGAACATCCAGTCTGGAGTGTAGCCCACCTAGAAGGGAAATACGGAAAACGCATCTGTTAGTTAAAAACGGAATACAATCTAAATTGACCATATTAAAGAATTCCATTTTGTGTCAAGTCAAACGTTATATTGGTAAGGACTTAGAAAGATAGAAACACCACAACTAACCTTTTTGGCGTAGAGGACAATTTTCTGGAACTGTCCGGTCTCAGCGAAGCACTGAATGACCTTGTTGGGCACGTTGGCCCTGAGGTAGACGCTGAGAGCCAGAGTGGGGTCCACTGATTTCACCAGGTCCCCCAGCTCCTCTGAACACTCCagctattaaaaaaaaaaaaacatgcaattTTCATAAATCCCTAACCAACACTGTCACGAATAAAGTCCCAGCCAGCCCATTAGTTATAGGGATATTTGAACAGCCCAGTATGTTGAGCAATACATAATAGGAAAATAAAACTTAAGCTCAATGTTGAACATCCAAACTCAACAGTAAGCGACAACTATAGTCTCAGTTTATTATGATAACTATGGTTTCCTTGCCTTGTCCTCTTTGAGCCATTTCTCCAGCAGCTGCTTGCGTCCCTGCTGTAAGACGGGCCTGCACAGCTCAAGAGACTCAAACTTGTTGAGCTGGCCCTGGTCCAGCAGGATGCCAAAGTACTGCAGCAGAGGAGAGGTCTGGCCCGGCTGGGCCGGCACACTCTGGAACTTACGGATGGTGTCCGGGGTACGCAGGATACCctggggaggaggaaaggagcgTTTTGACTTTCAAAAAAAGTGAACATGATACAAGACTGTAGTAGTAGAAACCTTACTATACACAAGGCAGCTGGAATATCATTCAAACATTGATCATGATTTTAATTGTTTGTGCGTTTTGGTGCATTGGCAGTACCTTGGGAGCGTTTGCGGCCACCTTGGCAGCCTCAGAGTAGTTCCCTGCAGCGAACAGGGTGTTGAACTTTCTGGCGAACAGCTCCTCGGCCCCAGCCAGGTTGTTGCGCACGGCCATGCGCAGGGCTAGGTCTGGGTTCTGGAGCACGTTGGTGATGTAGGGGATGAtgttctcctcctccacacacactgacaacacctggacaaacacagtaacacacatacAGGGATAGAGAGTCCACTACTATACAGACATGAAGATATGTGTACTATTACATTAGTTTATATGTACTGACAAATTTAACAAAACTGGTATATAATTCCTTTGTTAAACTCACATATTTCTTCAGAATTTAATTGAACGTGTAAAAAGAATGTTGCTAGACTAGAGAATAGCATTTGTGAATTAActacacagaaacacactgctccatggtgatgtctgtgtgtgtgtgttacattaaGATATAAAGGAGCAGCAGACTGGAGGGTTAGAGAGCCAGGAGCTTTAAGGAGATTAGGACGCCTGGCCTGACAGGATTTCCAACTGTGTTTCAcatgctgctctctgctggaggTGCCGTTAGATCAGTATTAAACAAGGCTTCCCTCAGCCAAGGTCACCAattgatagacacacacacacacacacacgtcaatttggggcggcatgtagcctagtggttagcgcgttagaccagtaatcgaaaggttgctagatcgaatcccctagctgacaaggtaagaatctgtcgttctgcccctgaacaaggcagttaacccactgtttctaggccgtcattgaaaataataatttgttcttaactgacttgcctagttaaataaaaaggttaaaaataacactttttttaatttacaaaagcacacttccacacaaacacaccctgttTTTCCATTGTCACATATATGGGACAGCCATCGTCACACAGGTGCAGTATACAGTGTTTGTGAATTCTGAGGAGGAGACCTGGAGCAGTAGGCTCTACAGACATGGATCACCTTTCCATCCTCCTGAATATTTAAtggctctgtgtgttttggacaGGAAACTCATTGATCAGCCCACTGGCATCTGGTTACTCCTGATAAAAGGACTAAAACACTCCCATTTACCAGTGGAGACATACCTGTCCTTTCCTGTTGACTCCAATGATGCCAGCGGTTGGTTCATGTGGGGCTGTAACAAAGATGGTCTCCCCGCTGATCCGGTTCATGTAGATACAGGTGCCAGTCTCCAAGTCATACAGGTGGATGTAGCCATATTTGGTGATAAGAAAGACAACATCTTGCTTAGAGCTGATCTagaggacagagagcagggacacAAGGCTTCAGAAGCTGTAGCACAACAGGTATTAATGCAGAGGGCCTGCATGACTGTATGGAACAGGTTTGAGTTCTTGTCTGTGAAGTGGTTCCAGTACCTGCATGGCTACAGGGAAGTCATTCTGGGCCTCAGGAGGGAAGAACACGTCCACTGCCTTCTTTGGAAACGGCTGATTGCCTGTTGGTGGGGTTCCCACTTCAATTATGTGTAACTAGGAAAGCAAAAACACATTcagaggaaaaaacaaaaacaatgagACATCTTCCAGTCTTCTTTGCTCATTTTTCtttttccattccattccagccctCCCTGAGTACTCCATGTCCAAGCTGGAGATTCCTACCTTTCCTCCAGCTTGCCCTCGGACAGCGAAGCAGAACAGTGTCGATTCCTCTGTATTCCCCTCCATTTTGAACTGGGCAAAGCCGGCGGCGTGGCCCTCAATGGGCTGGGACACCTTCCTGTCCACAGAGTACAGCTGCATGGCTCCCACCACACGGTTTTGCTAAAATGAAggaatacacatactgtacaagaGCTTGTGCTACAGCAGTATTTTCCAGAGGTACATTAAGCCTTATCAGGGCAGAACATTTCATAATGCTGTGCAAGCTTCAAAACAGCCAAAAAGCATGTTATTAGCATCTATCAGGTCAGTGTATTGCTGTACATTAGTGTTGACACTCACACGGATTAACTTCTAATGACAAACTCGTAAAAAAAAAAACGCAAGTCACTTCAGTAGAATACAGCTCGCGTCAACCATAAATCCAATCTAATTCCCTCCATTTCAGTACCTGTGCTGAAATCCCAATGAGAAGCAGCCATTTCTGTTTGGCGTCAGTGCGGTAGTTGATGATTTGACAGCCTGCTAGGCTGGAGTGTCTGTCAAAGACTTTGACTGGCTGGGAGTCTCCCTCCATGCTCCAATGGTAGACGGCGTTGTCTGTGACCAGTGCTACAGTGTTGAGGGAGATCCACTTCCAGAAAGTGACGTCATCAGTCATGGTGTGAGCCTTCATCTTGCTCTTCATCTCAATGTTGAAGATCTGGAGGGTTTTTGCAGCTGAAAATTCACACATTAAAAGGTTTAGCAATATGATGATCTAACAGTGTATATCCACGAACTAATGTAAACTACTAAtcaccacacacaaacagactAGAGGGGAAATGAAAATACTGTAATACCAAATTTCACTTGATTTAGAAATAGTGGTAGTCATGGTTTGGTGCGAGTGCCACCAAATGACCAAACAAAACAGCACTTGCAATGCAGAAAGCAAGACCACAACGACGGGCAACCAATAACGTGGTAAGATCTGCATTCAGGAAGGAAAAGACTCAATACAAAAAAAAGTTAAGACATCACCAATCCACATGAGGCTAATAAACAGCAACCACTAGTGACTGGGTGAACTGATCATTTACAAACCAGTTCCTTCAGGAAGTTCACActtcttgacttattccacattttgttgtgttacaacctgaattgaACATGGTGTTagatttctcacccatctacacactataccccataatgacaaagggaaaacaggaTATTTTGAaatgttgctaatttattgaaaattacatacagaaatatctattttacataagtattaacacacaagtcaatactttgtagaagaacctttggcagcgattacagctttgagttgtcttggatATGTGCAATCAGCATTGCACATCTGGAATTTGAGATTCTCCCATTCCCTCAAGCACTGTTAACGTTAGACGGGGAGCAGtagtgaacagcaatcttcaagccTTTCCACAGATTtccaatgggattcaagtctgggtttaagctgggctactcaagaacattcacattcttgttctgatgCCATTCCAGCGGTGCTTTGGTtgaatgcttagggtcattgtcctgttggaacagaCTGGAGACAAGATTTAAGGTCGTTTGCATTCTGAAGCAgattctcatcaaggatttgcctgtatttgacTCCATTCATTGCTCCCTCCATCCTTAccagtctcacagtccctgccgctgaaaagcatccccatagcatgcgGCTGCCACCACGCCTCatgtagggatggtgttagaagggtgatgagctgtgcctgctTCTCCAGACATAGCTCtctgcattcaggccaaagatttacATTTATCATTAGACCAAAGAAATCCTTTGCTCTTAGACTTTcacgtgcctttttgcaaactccagatGTGCGGTAATGTGCGtttttctcaggagtggcttccgtctggccactctccaaTAAAGCCAatattggtgaagtgctgtagaaacggttgtccttctggcagcttCTCCTATCTCAGTCAAGGAACTCTATAGTTTTGTCAGTGGTCACTGGGTTCTAgaccacctccctgaccaaggtccttcttgcgcGGTTGTTTAATACCCTTCCCTAGACATATGCCTCATCACAACTCTATTGTGGAGATCTATGGACAAATCCTTGGACTTCacattgtcatgacgttgccctctttgggtacagcaagccccatccccctctccctgtctcctacacccaggctgctgtggtcagagagaggtcgtaaattcctagaGGAGattctcctcatggccacagtatagagacagagtggattttcatagagaacaaagtaATTTCTTCCACTGCACAGAACTTGAGATCCGAACAACATttgttctggagaaggtataacAGATCGGTGAAGAATTCAGCTACGAACTGGCccgtttggtacaattttgtgaaactcacgggagacaatacagccacattaccataacgctgtttatctTTTAACCATAACACGTGGTTAAAcacttagactatcgataccgacagaataagaacaagtctttgatatgaattactagtctgcagctaggaattcggtatcattgaacgcgaagaccgacaaccgccgaaacatctaatctataacgacatgaatgaatgtcactctgaactatccattctaaccacgactGAGAGAAGACGgacactctccaacagaaacaaacttttcaacagagaccgacgacacactgagcaaaaatatatatattgattgcaatagttcccgaatgagtgagcgttcatgtgcaaaggattagcatttcaattgttataattatcaactgtgtgttgtaTTCCCAAACGAACCCCACCTTCCCTTTAGTACACCAAGCTGCTGATGCCGTTATCCTTTCCTTGtaactatctactgtttgtttatgcatttctgtgaattagttagttagtaaataaattatttaagactatgtatggatgactcagtgaagactgggttcgtgcagataaccaacaatttacgacgtttggaatgagactaacgtgaggtaaaataaataattaatcagaagactattgatcagatatgaaaatatctgaaaagttattagGAAaagtataactttgtaatctgaatattttccttggtgccccgacttcctagttaattacagttacatgattaatcagtttaatcaCATAACAATAGAGTCATTTGATAAAGATGAATCTTCAGTTTAATAATGCCAAAGGCACAACAACAGTATAGTTTCTGCTTTGACATGCACtattaactgtgggaccttatatggaaAGGTGAGTTTTTCTAAATCATGTCAAACCAATTGAATTGTCCAAAAGGTGAACTACAATAAAGTTGTAGtgatatcaaggatgatcaaaggaaattggatgcacctgagctcaatttcgagtgttatagcaaaggggtgtgaatacttgtatttattttcaataaaatttgcaagcatttctaaaaacatgttttcactgctattatggggtattgtgtgtagatggttaagatttattttaatccattttgaattcaggctgtaaaaacaaaatgtggaataggtcaaggggtatgaatactttgatgGAACTGTATAAGGTCTTCCATTAATTACTGTTAAAAAGTCCTACTATTGTATGTGCCTCGTCATAGGTGAACTTCCAGGAGTACAAGCAGCTCTACAGGATTCCTAACCACAGTATGCTCATCCTGAGATGAATTAAGAAGTTTGGAATTGGGT includes:
- the LOC135553011 gene encoding clathrin heavy chain 1-like isoform X3, whose product is MAQILPIRFQEHLQLQNLGINPANIGFSTLTMESDKFICIREKVGEQAQVVIIDMADPNTPIRRPISADSAIMNPASKVIALKAAKTLQIFNIEMKSKMKAHTMTDDVTFWKWISLNTVALVTDNAVYHWSMEGDSQPVKVFDRHSSLAGCQIINYRTDAKQKWLLLIGISAQQNRVVGAMQLYSVDRKVSQPIEGHAAGFAQFKMEGNTEESTLFCFAVRGQAGGKLHIIEVGTPPTGNQPFPKKAVDVFFPPEAQNDFPVAMQISSKQDVVFLITKYGYIHLYDLETGTCIYMNRISGETIFVTAPHEPTAGIIGVNRKGQVLSVCVEEENIIPYITNVLQNPDLALRMAVRNNLAGAEELFARKFNTLFAAGNYSEAAKVAANAPKGILRTPDTIRKFQSVPAQPGQTSPLLQYFGILLDQGQLNKFESLELCRPVLQQGRKQLLEKWLKEDKLECSEELGDLVKSVDPTLALSVYLRANVPNKVIQCFAETGQFQKIVLYAKKVGYTPDWMFLLRNVMRISPEQGLQFSQMLVQDEEPLADITQIVDVFMEYNLIQQCTSFLLDALKNNRPAEGPLQTRLLEMNLVHAPQVADAILGNQMFTHYDRAHVAQLCEKAGLLQRALEHYTDLYDIKRAVVHTHLLNPEWLVNFFGSLSVEDSLECLRAMLSANIRQNLQICVQVASKYHEQLSTNSLTELFESFKSFEGLFYFLGSIVNFSQDPEVHFKYIQAACKTGQIKEVERICRESNCYDPERVKNFLKEAKLTDQLPLIIVCDRFDFVHDLVLYLYRNTLQKYIEIYVQKVNPSRLPVVIGGLLDVDCAEDVIKNLILVVKGQFSTDELVAEVEKRNRLKLLLPWLEARIHEGCEEPATHNALAKIYIDSNNNPERFLRENTFYDSRVVGKYCEKRDPHLACVAYERGQCDQELINVCNENSLFKSLSRYLVRRKDPELWASVLLESNPFRRPLIDQVVQTALSETQDPEEVSVTVKAFMTADLPNELIELLEKIVLDNSVFSEHRNLQNLLILTAIKADRTRVMEYINRLDNYDAPDIANIAISNELFEEAFAIFRKFDVNTSAVQVLIEHIGNLDRAYEFAERCNEPPVWSQLAKAQLQKGLVKEAIDSYIKADDPSAYMEVGQAAAQSGNWEDLVKFLQMARKKSRESYVETELIFALAKTNRLAELEEFINGPNNAHIQQVGDRCYDERMYDAAKLLYNNVSNFGRLASTLVHLGEYQAAVDGARKANSTRTWKEVCFACVDGNEFRLAQMCGLHIVVHADELEELINYYQDRAYFEELITMLEAALGLERAHMGMFTELAILYSKFKPQKMREHLELFWSRVNIPKVLRAAEQAHLWAELVFLYDKYEEFDNAILTMMSHPSDAWKEGQFKDIVTKVANVELYYKAIQFYLEFKPLLLNDLLIVLSPRLDHTRAVNFFMKTKQLSLVKPYLRSVQNHNNKGVNEALNNLFITEEDYAALRASIDAYDNFDNITLAQGLEKHELIEFRRIAAYLFKGNNRWKQSVELCKKDKLYKDAMQYASESKDLELAEELLAWFLEEDKKECFAACLFTCYDLLRPDVVLETAWRHNIMDFSMPYFIQVMREYLSKVDAIKEKEWSHRPASEITQRSTSLTPPSP